Genomic window (Pleurodeles waltl isolate 20211129_DDA chromosome 2_2, aPleWal1.hap1.20221129, whole genome shotgun sequence):
ATGTGGTTTACTTAAATTAATTCCTATCATTTATTTATTCAGTAATTTCAAAGTAACATGTCAATTAAAAACTGATTTAGGTGCTCCTATAGTGACGACGCAATGAAAGTGAGTAATGTGATATAGTGCCGAAGtgttatatacaaaatatacaaaaatgttGTTAAAATGATCAATGATGTTCCAGAAGACCCCTTCAATCCAGATGTCTTGAAGTCACCATTTATCTCCCATTAGTCCACATCAAATTATGTCTGTCGACGTTTCGACCTAGCATATGAGCACAAATCAaaaacgggtcatcatcaggactactATTCTTTTTGACGGTAGCACCCACTAGTCAGATAATTTTCAATGAGaatttcttcaaaatgtttcttACTAACAGCTATTCACGGTCAGATATGGTTGTTGCTCCAATATTAATGTTTGTACTTCAACAAGGTCAAATAATCCATGTAGAACGCTGGGATTGGTAAACGATTCCTCTATTCCTATATTGTCACTTATTAGTCAGTGGCTCTTCAGAATAACTTGTTTCTGCTTTCTATTTACTAACACAGGTCCAGGGGTTACTGGGTTGCGCCTCATTTTGTTTGaaatggaaagtgggcatttctctgctctaaagtTCGTTGTGAGCATTTCTGCCTGGCTCCAGTTGACACCAGAGGTTGGGGGAGCACATCTGGtaattccccagtgacagctataaacatTGGACACACAGCTAGaacgacagacctctgccatttgaggggctagctggatagactggagggagaggttttggccTCTgtaagccagatcatggccccactaaagaataagatctgcattccatggccccatgacagacaggacaaaaattcaggggaGACATCAGTGGTTCAAAGGGagaccctttgaaccacccccaacttcaaaggcacactacagtataactactggtgctacACTGCAGCAGGGTAGAGATACGCTTGCAGGGGTGTCAAACCAGAGTGCCTGGTCtacgtggtgcacactgccagagggatctgttgtgcacaaggaggacTACTGCCCTTAAAAAGGACTGTGCACCCTTCCTGAATCGTGGCTGGCCTAggcagactgcctgctgctgtatggcaccctgtgtcctctccagctTGCCACCTGTTCTCTTGTGGATGTCGCAGGTACATCAAAGACCTCTTGCGAGGCACCCACACTGTCTGCTTGTGACACCTGGAGAGCGGGATCCGTACAAGTGCCCACATTGCCTGCTGGGATCCAACGGACAGCATGGAGTTAGCGTGAAACTAAGAATTGTGCCTGAAGACTGTATTGCCTGGAATGGAGCCCCAAAAGCATTGCCCGCATCTAAGGAGTGGGGCCCCTGCATTGTGGGCCTTAGCACACATAAGCATCTTGCTGGTGGTGAGCAGATTCACCCTTTGTGGGACCCCGCGTGGCCCGCTTTGACGATCGTACTGCATCTCCCTCGTGCGTCATGTCGACTGTATGCGCATTGCGTGCGGTGTCTGATTCACAGGTTTTGACCCTTGGAGGTGGGGGGCGTAACCGTAGTAGTGCCTCATTCTACCTCGTGCGACACTACTGAACTTGTGCCTGTGTGTGGGACCAGAACTGTCTGGTGAGTATCAATGTGCACCAGGCTTTGTGCCTTATTTCCAGGGAGATACTGAATTTGCATCTTTTCGATTGTGTGTGATTGGAACTAACTGGTGTTACTCAATGCGCACCAGGCTTTGTGCCTCACTTCTCAGGAGGCATGGGGTTGGTTACTCTTCATCGTAAGTGATAGGAACTGTCTGGTGCTACTTGTATTAATGCAcaccaggcattgtgcctcatttcgaGGGAGGCACGGAATCGGCAACTCGTTGTGTGTGAAGCTGGAATAGTCTAGTGGAACTTGGATCATTACTCACCAGACGTTGTGCCCGGATTGCCTGGGTGCAACTCTAATTATCGTGTACCTGATGGGGTACCGCTACCTTCTGAGAGACTCCCCTGCTACATTCCTCTCTTCACTGATCGTTTCTTATGGGCCCTCTGAGTGGTGAACTACCTGCCCTCTCCTCACCTGGCCCTCGGTGACAGCGTGTGCCAGGTGGTATTGCCCAGACCGGGACTGGGTTGCAGGAGCAATTAACTGGGCTGGAGGAATGCTTCCAAGAGGGATCCAAGCAGGTCAAGACACAGCGCAACCCCTTGATCCCCTCCCCCGGTGCTTCGTAGAACTGGGCTGGTGCCGGAAAGCACGTTATGGAAACCTTTAATTGAACAAACTATTGTCCTCAGCCGCATCATGTGGATGAACTTCCTGTGTGGTGTCCATACCCCTTTTGTTTGTCAACTGCCTCCTAATCAGTCCTGCTACTTACCCTCACCTTCTTCCATGGGACCTCAACCGAGTGTGACAGGCTGAGAGCGACCTAACCTCGGTGGGATGATCTCTTTCTAATCCGTGGGTGTAGGGTAGTCGGGGTGAGACAgagggtggaggagggtttgggccatGGGGTCTGCATTCTGTTACCAGTTGACCTTCCAGATACCAGTTGCACCGCATTACggtgctgcatgtgtgtatgggtgcaaGTGTGCTCCATACAGACACTGCCTGATATCCATAGCACTGCATAGTGGTGCTGAGTGAATATGTGCATGTGGGATCGCCTGCATGAAGACCACCTGCCAGTGATTACATCGACCGGCGGTGCTGTTTTACACGTTAATTTCTTACCAACTGGATACTACATTTGACATTGGCTCTATCCGTGCAGCCTTGGCCCACGGTGCTCTTAAACCTTTTGTCATTATCTGTGAGTCCATATTCTTGATATCATTCTGATCCGGGGTGCAGCCTATATCTGTGTGGTATTGCATTATATTAATTTCCAGGCTGGGCCTAGTTTTGACAATGTTTCGCAATGCATAagggtgctgggggaggggggtaatGTAGGATTTCTCACAAATGTACATGCTACAGATGTCATTTTAACACGATTGGAACTAGTACGGCTAGTAATATTACCAAGTGTGATTTATGTCCAGAAGTTCATGATTtttatgttgtgttaattaatgtgtgtattGACTACAAACAGTTTTCACCTACCATACTTGTGAAGTCTCTTTGGGACGCTCAGTGTATTTATTGCGtgagagtgctgtgccaatgcttcacACATTCCCTCtgtgataagccttactgctcagtgccaagctactcagATTGcagagtgagtgtaatcacccacccctgccagAGTGGTAGGTTTTGCCTGGCTGGGGACCCACCACTGCCAACCAAAACATGCCGCCTCCAACAAGGACATAacatttagtttattttttaaatcaaagtaTACAGTACAAGCAAGGCAGCAAACAGTATGTGGAgttaatttgttaaaaataaaatgaaagagaTTATATAAACCCTGAACAGCTGAGTGTTCATATTTACCAAGCTGATTTAGAAGGGGGGGGGGACATCCACACATCGGTGCTGCAAAGTAAAATAGGTGCGGTGAGTAAGGTTATGGTAATTGTGCTTATAATCAAACTGCTTCATGTGAAATGTAACTGGGGGAACAGGAAAAGGAAGGGGGTGCAGGTGCATCTAATTGAGAGCATTCAGCAGATCTGTGCAGTGAGCTCATTGTGGGGTACAGGGTATGAAAATAGAGGAATATAGCTAGTGTGATGCCTAGCAGGAGTGTGTGGGGTAGCAGCATTTGGAGGGTTGGGTTCTGGGGCCGAGGTGAGGGGATTGGGGAGGGGTTGAGATTGAGACAGACGATGGATAGGAGTAGCAAAATAGGAATTGATATAAGAGACAGTGAAAATAATGCTACGAGCATAAGTGAGATCATGGGGGCATGGCAtcatcatggacgtcatttaggggtcaccaggggtcgcggCTGCGACTCATGACTTGCCTTtccgacccctggcttcagaggtggcaaattcagtgccaagaacacagtagCAGCTCGTCCCTGTGGACATCAGTTGGGGCTCGGCTCTCTTTGTTTTGTGTgacgttttattacactaatagtgaataataaaatattattcactattagtataataaaaatgtgaatgtgCCCTCCCATggcaactgaggtaagtaaaaatacttttaaatgtatgttgtgtgcgtgcttgcgggtgagagtgtgtttacatgagagagtgcctgtgagagtgtgaatttgtgtgcctgtcagtatatgtgtgtgagtgacagtggaggtcaaagggcttgtgatgtcacttctgctacccccggcattttggtgaattgatgccccTGGGTATCATCTAGTGAGTTTTGTTGGAAGTTCAGGAGTAGATAAGCCCATGAGAAGAGATGGGTGTCTGCGAGGCCATGTGCCTCTTCGTCACGGGGTgctccttcttcagcggtgccccATTTGCAAAGGGCTCCCCACCAAGTCTCCACTGCTGGCGGGAACGCTGAGCGCCAATGGAGTGTAGTGGTACAGATGGCTGGAAGGAGTGCCATGGCCGCAGAGTGGGCGCTGGAAATGCCCAATGCGCTTGCCTCCCATGTATTCAGATCCGTCAGTTCTTAGGACACAACATTTCTATCAGATTTTTTTACGTTCTGGTACTATACCTTCCTGACAATCTATGGATTTTTAAAGGTCACAAAGTACAATAATGTATTATAAGATGATTTTCTCGTTATTGCACATATTTTATAGTTTTAGTTTGTGCCCAGTATATGGTACTAGAATATTGTGGCATAAATGTATTCGGTGAAAAGTATGATGCCCGAAATACCTTTTACAAAAACATCGCTGTGGTGGAGTTAATAAAAGAATATCTCCAGCCAATTGAGTGATACCGTTGTAAATGAACTGGGTCCACAATATACGTCCAGACgctatttttgttattgatattctGATCTGTGACAATGCATCAGGCTTTTCAATTCGGCTGAATGATTATTCCAACCAAAAAAATGCGTTGTTTCATCATCACACCTTTTTCTGCACTCATGACTTTCTGGGATAGTTGGCATCAAGGAAGCGTATTTTTTATTGGACGCATCTCTGACTCCAAAGCCTCAGAAACGCTTTGACACGCTTATACCATCAAGATGGCTGAGTGAGTTAATGTTCTCCCTTTACATCTGCAATGATCTAACATTCTGGATTCATGCAAAGCAGACAGAGCCTCCAGTCATTTCAAGCATGGTCCATGTGAACCATAAACTGAGTAACGGCAACACCTGTTACTTCTTGTGCATTCAAATGGCAACATTGCAGTTTGAGGCGCTGGTGGAGGGTAACTGCTTCTTCAGTTTTCTGATGGAAAATGACATGCAATTATCACCAAAGCAAGCCATACTGGCGTCAGTTTTGGGTAAACAAATAACAATATTTGTTCCAAGGTTGAGTCAATTAGCTTTTTAATTTCGAATGGTGCATTGTTATATTTGTATTGCCTTAGGAGTCTTTAATGTACGTCATAAGTCAGTACTTTCTTcacaattgtatttgtactgtttggCATTTATATGGCGATTACTGCCCAGGCGAGGCGTTGAAGCGAtttatgctgtttttttttcttgatcTTCAATAGCATGTAATGGATTAATCCACTTTCAAATTATTGCCTGCCCAGGGATATTTCTATACAAGACTGAAGTCACTCAATATTTAGATGGTACTAGTTCACAGCTTAGCAGCCTTTAACTGTACACAGAATGACCAGAGCACAGGTTAACACAACAGATGGCATGTGTGTGCTGTGAACTTCACCCTGTGTAAACCGACTGGTGGGACCAACTCAAGCTGTGCAAACAAACAATACTTTTTTAAAACTACGAAGAACCAAAATATTAAATTTTAAAACGAGTATTTCAAAATAAGGTTAATAATTACCTAGCTGTATGGCTCACAGTATGGATTTCCTGTGATTCCCAGGTGTTTGCTATCTTTCGTACAATGTATTTTGGTTTATCTCACAAGCTTCCAACCTTGGACATGATAAGCAGCCATGTCTTTAGGTTCTATGCACATATATAGGGGTGGAGTACTTTGTCCAGGACATCGAGCGGCGGCAGAACCCCAGACTCCCAACCATGAACCTTCTTCTCATTGCGGCTCTCCTGGGAGCAGCAGGTATGTTTCCGCTTTACTATACCAGGCTTCAGCATCTCCACATTACTAGTATGTTGAGATATTATTAAAGTTATCAAAATATGACAGTGTGGTGACCTGGTAAACATATCACAAAACCAAATATGCTGCTGCATGAGGGCCCTAAAATTCGTACGGACAGCCCAGGCAGAGCTGACTTTACAATCTGGCTCGGCCCTGAACGCAAAAACACGAGCCAAGCCAGTAAAGAAATCATAAATGTAACCCAAATGTTGTGCGATAAAGTTTCTAAAATTCAAAACTAGCTTGTTTAGTACATTAGACTGTTCCTTCATTTCCTgatatttattaaaattaataaccTGGAAACGTCAATTTAGAATAATGTAAGAAAGCCTCCAGTCACCCCAAGATGCTGCCATACTGCTGCCAGGAATGAGCAAAGAATTCATTATGTGTCATTCGCTAAATCATTGCTAAACGGTTTTATTAATATATTAACGCCGATGTAGTCTATCAACTCTAATTTTGCTCTCTACATTTCCGAACTGAACCTCTTGAAGCCTGCTGGGGTGTCCCCAAATCCGGTCGTCATGGTAAAGGAGGCACAGTGCAGGGAATGATTCACAAGAATCCCAACCCTCGGCCAAGTGGAGCGGTCGGGATGAGAGCACCtgtttcctggtcacagggtctgCAGATCAGCCACTAGCATTGCTTCCTGTCTCATAAAGCTTTGTGCATAGCTGTCTATCAATAACTAAATCATCAGACTGTTGTCAGTAAAGCTAGCATGTAAAGTACTCAAATCATTTCATAAACCCGCCAGGGACTAGCTAAGAAGTAGTTTCCGTATCAAGCCAACCCACGATAACTCAATCTCATAAAGTGAAAGAACACAAAAGAGAATGGTTATCCTGAAAAGTGTGCAGAAAAAGACAGCAAATTAAGAGGATTAAAAATGCATCTATGTTTTTTCATGCTACAAAGTTACATGTAAAGTTGTCTGCGCGCTGTTTATATCAGACCTGCCAACCCTGAACGTGTTTTCACTATGTGAGAGGGGATGGTTGAGCCTTAGTCCTGCTATAGCCTGGTGACAAGGACAGGGCTTTGGGTCATCACTGTATAAGCAGTTGTGGCGGGAAGTTGAAGGGGGCGGGGTTTGTGTTTTGTGCCTGGTCCTGCCTCAGTGCGTCTCCTACTCTCACCAGAAACACAAACAAGAGGCTTCTGGAGCCTTTTCCTGGGACCTCTGGAGAATGCAAACGCCTTAATGAATTTCACTAGTGCAGAACCGCCAAAAAGGAAATAGCTCCTCTGTGTAAAGATTTCCACCTCACCTTGTGAAAGTCGTGTAATACCGGCTCTTCACGTCGTGGTGGGAGCTTATATCGTGTGACCGGTGGAGCCACCATGTGTGTTGGCACATCTGTCTTATGTAGGGTGActgaagcaaattctggacaggactgtaaaaaattcagaacAAAGGGTCAAGATTCAGCacaaaaaatcaggacaaagggtcaaaattcaggacaaaaattcaagaacaaacatcagttttacagacacacccaagcgaggccatgcctcactacgttatcagtgcatttctttactcttttttttaacatagtactatttattcactgtggtctttttgtgattgcctcctggtgtgctacattcaggtgtcaaatTATGTCTTTGTTCAGTAGTAActgaatgcccttcagcactgtgtgtgctggaaacaaatacctttatgtgattaaaacaaatcattgtattaggtgatgcaattcccacacatcatcgtctgtgcacagtatagtttgatttgaaaaactgtatgtctgtgcaaatgtaatggtcatttcaatctatgacactgcaccactctgcattactgcactctctgcctctttattgtatgccattctactccactgcactctatgctactctaccccatgccactttatgccactgcactctgcgccaatgcactctaaacaattgcactgtacgccactgccctctactctgcaccactgtactctacgccactgctctctgtgccactctactccactcttctccattctacatcactgcactgacactctactctgcaacattgcactctctgccactgtactgtacaccaatccactctgtacaactccattctacaccactgcactctatgccactctactctgcatcactccactctacgcatgcactctacagcactatactctactctgcactacaccacccactctacactactccactctacgccactgcactctctgcccgacaagcctactctgcactctatgccgctgcaccactctacactactgcactctctgccactctattgtgtgccactctattcccctgcactctatgccactctattctgccccatgccactccatgccactgcactctaaaccactgcattatacaccaatgcactctaaacaactgcactgtaccccactgcactgttcTCTGCACCACTACGTCACTGCTcccttgccactctactccactctacatcactatcttttagccatgaacagcagccactctggtgaataacatggctaaaacacattggcaaagccaataactcttgcgtagaagagacctattggctttgccaatgtttgttagtactatgaggtactgaggtccctgaaagaaccgtgaacgtgtaagtccttattttaaacatgctttTGACGCCTTGTCAGAGGTGGTAAGCACtagaaatacaattacatcataatataggcagctacaaaatgcacaaatacatttcggttaaataaaaaaagtgcttctcaaatacagatttgaataatatacagtttatacctagtactaaaaaaaattctagcactccattaaaaccacacactccacagctcaccttggaacaccattacagtacctctctaaaagaaaatatctttgcaatCAGAAATTTTCAAGTGaatcctttgattaaagtcaatgcaagttttcaagcccctttgcatatttaccagttgcacacatttgcatttctttagggaaggagacaccatggcaagaaggccttttcttatctgtctgcccctccctcccagcacaggagactccctgcctttcaatccagctggggaaactgatctgccccgtaatttcgccctgcctcctttgtcctttaggtgaaaggctaaaattatggccaaatgccgtccgttaagcctttcatcacggacaacggaccgcAGGGCGTAATTACAGGcactgaaatttacagacaggtggtcaccctagtcttaTGTTAATATAACAGTCGTTCCCTAATAGTGTTCCCTAATAGAGGGCTGAAAGTTGTCTGCAACCCCCTCCAACCGCCAGGGCTTCCCACACAGTTAACCAAAGGGGAATCTGTCCAGTGGGGATTGATTCCCCTGTGTGACACAGTTACAAGCTCATTTGAGGTGTTGGTATCTGTTCAGTGATTCACAACcacaaccagggccggctttagggcagtgcgagtggTGTGGCCATACCAGGTGCTGCCCTGGATTGGGGGCGGTGACCTCAGAGGGGCGCtgggtttagcaataacttaggaaacttgcaatttaaatgcacctgctgaaaagttccttgtgtgcccAGTCTTCAGGAAACaactaaaatgtcaagatacctcttgtaattaatgttgctgcgagggagagagatgggagttttgtctagccgcAGCTTTGAcgcaccataaagtagcgtagagggttaatatgcctgctgcaaagatcagaactatattttatagctgagtggattaataaagccagacTTTACAAGCGTTTTTAAAACAAACGGATGTATGTGAAAAGGGGGCTATGGCAGTGACAGGGTGCCACCAGatctaaagccagccctgaccaCAACTGTAGTCACATACCATTAATACACCATACTACAAATTGCAAATAGAAGGGGACGCCCCTTTCACGCCATCTCCTAATTTTGATTCTAAAATGAGTCACAAAACCCTTTTTTTGTGATACCATTGTTCAAATTCCAAAAAGGTTCAgtacattgtaaaaacattttacaGTTGCAAACCCTGTAATTTTGCCAGTTGCAGGGTTTGCGGTGCAAAATGGCTTGGCCCCCTCCTCCACCAATCCATCCCCTCATCTCATCACCCCTCATTTGTATCATAGCATACATGCATAGGGCATACAATCAAAGTGCTTTGTGTTACATGTGCCCCTCTTAAGTGAGGTGTAGTATTACACATTTGAATGAAAACACAATGTATTAAAATTGGACTAAATTGTAAATAAAGTTTGATTATCGTAGTAAACTTGAACAAATGAGATTCCTCTTCCAATCCCTCTTCAGCTGCTTTCCCAGTGGAGGATGATAAAATTGTCGGAGGTTATACCTGTGCGAAGAACTCCGTCCCATACCAGGTGTCTCTGAATATTGGCTACCATTACTGCGGAGGCTCGCTTATTAACAGCCAATGGGTCCTCTCCGCTGCTCATTGTTACAAATCGTAAGTGGTTTGTGTTTAAAAATTGACATGTGGTCAATATATGATGTTGGTCAATCTAAGTACCACATCTTTCTATAGCAAACATATGTGTACCTACCTTAAAGTTGAGTAACTGTTGTTTTGTGACTGATGTCAGTGTTTATGTGACATAACGTCTTATTTCTCAGACCTAGAAGCATATTTGCAAGAATCTGACGCAAATGCCCTAAaaacgccatggatgcactgtatttgcaaTACAGAGCTCCGTGGCGCAAGTTTTCagggatgcatcagaaattctcagTGGTAGATGGGGTGTGATAAGTGGGTTATCGGGGTTATTCACTGCCACTGTGAGGGCACTGGGGCCTTGCATGATTCATTGAGGGATATTGGCCATTTGCTGCTGATTGGCTTTTAGTGTGCAGTCATGAAATAATTTTGCCACTTGTTGCTAAATGACTGTTAGTGCCAATGATATAAAATGGCAGCACGCTATAAGAGCGGAGAGTGAACGCACCAGGGGCAtatcccaggggaagagggttatgaATAGGAAAGCTATCCAAGGTTTCGTATGGTGATATATCTGTAGAATGTATTAAGGGTGTTCTACCTGTAACCTTGGTATATCATCATCCTGACCAGTTGTATAGCTCTTCGATGGTACACCCGTCTTTGCTCCTTGTTGAGTAGTCTCTGTTGGATGCCCTGTTGGAAGAAGAGCAGATGGGTCATAAGTGACTACTCTCTCCTTCACATCCCTATACTCTTACTGCAGGGGCAATGTGACAAACCAATTCCTATCAACAAATAAAGCTTAAGACACAGTAGAGGCCATGTAGGAAAAACAGATTTGTAGACGTAACAATATGCAAGTTGTTTGGGGaagtcacatagaaagaggaaaccttTCAATGTATAATAATGTTTCTGTACATATTGCTATGTAAACTATTTAAGTACAATTCTGCTTACCGAATGCTAGTGCGAGCGCAAAATACCGCTACCTCATCATTAAATGTGTGATATCTATGGGCCTAAACATGGCAATTCAGAACTGTGCCACATATTCATAATTCCCAAAGGCCAGACGTCTGTGATTATATCCATTACGTTTTTTGTGAGCATGATTATTTATCCAGTGCTTAGTGCTGCAAAACACACAAAGTGATTGTAAACACTGCAGAAGCCACACTTGCTAGAGTCAAGGAAGAGCATGACATGAGCTGACTTCCTGTACTGTTAAACACCGCCTACCAGGCGCTCCCACCTTGTGACCTAGTGCCCTGCTTATGATTCCTCTTCCTGTTTTCCTCAGTCAAACCCTGTGAAGGATCTAAAACTGCTTCTAGGTAGGCCTTAACAAATCATCTTGGCAACACTTCTTGTGTTTTGTGGCTGCAGGCGTTATAGTGTTAGGCTTGGGGACCACAACATTGCAACCAATGAGGGGACCGAACAGTTCATTGATTCCGTGAAGGTCATCAAGCACCCTAGCTACAACTCCAGGAACTTCGACAGCGACATCATGCTCATCAAGCTTTCCAAACCCGCTACGCTCAACAGCTACGTGAAGGCCATCGCCATGCCAACCAGCTGTGCGGCAGCCGGAACCAGCTGCCTGATTTCTGGCTGGGGCAACACACTCAGTAATGGCGGTAAGTATTCACAGTCAACTTAGTTTTagtattgaaatatgtattatgaCAGATATATtgaacaaaaaaatcataaaagatCTTGCTACATTGGACGTAAAACAAGGACCTGGCGTATCGAGTGCCTTCATCTGTCTGTAATGCTACAGGATATTGAAAGAGATACTTTATTAGGCAGAATTAGATGTAAAATGATTCAAAATTAATATTgctaaaatatatgtagaaaatcCCGTACCGCTTAATTGGAAAGGCACCAGTTTGAATACAACTGTAATTAAATAGAAGTCTCAAAAACTTCATTTACAAGAGCCAAGCATGTCTGCGGTGGATGACAGTGAAGAAAGACCTGTGCTCATGCATTAGACCTACAATGTTGTTTATTTCAAGGCATTGCAGGGCGAGTCTAGCCAGAAAGCTGCTGAGGGGTGGGGGCTTTGACTTCCATTTGAAAGGTCAAGCAGTCAGCTGATCGTGATTTGAAAGGTCAAGCAGTCAGCTGATCGTGATCGCAAGAACAACCTCCTCTTCAGTGGGTTACACCTCTGCACGTAACAACAAAGGGAGAGATGGAGGTACGCCACCATACACCCTGCACAGGCAACAAATTAACCGCATCAAAGTACGATGGCTGGCAGTCTCTGCC
Coding sequences:
- the LOC138274246 gene encoding trypsin-like; this encodes MNLLLIAALLGAAAAFPVEDDKIVGGYTCAKNSVPYQVSLNIGYHYCGGSLINSQWVLSAAHCYKSRYSVRLGDHNIATNEGTEQFIDSVKVIKHPSYNSRNFDSDIMLIKLSKPATLNSYVKAIAMPTSCAAAGTSCLISGWGNTLSNGVSNPNQLQCLKAPILTSSQCSKSYPGQITNNMICVGYLEGGKDSCQGDSGGPVVCNGQLQGVVSWGTGCAQRNYPGVYTKVCNYNTWIKNTIAAN